The sequence GTCGGCTGTTCCTTGGCTTCGGGCGTGGCGGCGAGCACTTCTGTTCCCGCGTCGGAAAGTGATCGGTAGATCTTTGCGGCCGTCACGACCTGATCCGACGGCGGCCGCGGTTCTGCCTCAAGAACTGCTTTGTAGATTTCCTGAAGGTCGGCCTCCTTCTCCCGGAACGGCCGACTGCCCGTAAGGAGTTCGTAAAGTATGACGCCGAGCGAGTAAATGTCGGTCGCGGTGGTTACGCTTTCATTGCGGAGTTGTTCCGGCGAGGCATAGCTCGGGGTCATCACGCCCAAGTTCGTGACCGTCGATGCGCCGAATGCGGACAACTCCTCCGAGAGAACTTTCGCGATCCCGAAATCAAGAAGTTTCGGAACGCCGTCGCCATTGACCAGAATGTTCGAGGGCTTTAGGTCGCGGTGAACGACCAGATTTCGATGTGCGAAATTGACCGTCGAACAGACCGTTCGGAAAAGGTCGAGACGCTTCGCGAGTCCAAGGCCGTGCTTATCGCAATAGACATCGATGGGCAGGCCGTCGACATATTCCATCGCGATAAACGGAACCTGATCGTCGGTCGTGCCGGCGTCAAGAAGACGGGCGATATTTGGATGTTCGAGCGATGCGAGTATTTCGCGTTCGTGTTCAAATCGGCGGCGGAGATCGGCGGTGTTGAGTTCACGTTTGAGAAGCTTGAGCGCGACCTTTTGATCGAACTTGCCGTCCGAGCGTTCGGCAAGATAAACGACGCCCATACCGCCGTAACCGATCTCTCGGGTTATCCGATAGTTGCCGATCTCCTGCCCGACCAGCTTCTCATCGGCCGAGTCGGCAAAGAAATCCTTCGAAAACTCGACAGCCGAGAGCCGCAGCACATCCTCGGACTCGGTCTCGAATGCGAGGAGCGAATCGACCTCCGCACGCATTTCAGGCGACAGGCCAAGGCCATCGATAAACGAACGCCGTTCCGATTCGGGCAGATCCAGGGCATCCGCAAGAATATCCTTTATCTTCTTCCAATTTTCGGACTGCATAAATTTGCCGGTCGAATTGAGTTTCTCTCAACAACTGAAATGCGTGAGATCGGAGAATTTCGTGCCAACAAAAATTAAGAGCGATTTAACTCGCGAAACAACCAGAGTCGAGCCGACTGCCATTCGCGCACGACGGTCCGTTCGGAAATGCCAAGTGCTTCGGCGATCTCGGCATTGCTCATCCCGCCGAAGAACCGCATCTCAACAACGCGTGCCTGCTGTTCGTCGATCGCGAAAAGCCGGTCGAGCACTTCATCGACGATCAAGATCGAATCGGCCCGCTGCTCGACCGGGATATCGACATCGTCGGCGGAAAAATGTATTGCGTGATTGCCGCGTTTTGCGGCGCCGTGATTTCGAGCATGGTCGACGAGTATTTGCCGCATCAGCCGGGCGGAAGTGCCGTAGAAATGGGCTCGGTTTTGCCATTCGATGCCGGTTTGCTTGGCAAGCCGCATGAAAGCCTCATGAACAAGCGCGGTCGGCTGGAGCGTATGATTCGGCCGCTCGCGCGACATCAAAGCCCGAGCCTGCCGCTTCAGCTCGTCATAGACATAGGGAATCAACCGCTCGCCCGCCGCGTCGTCGCCGTTATTCCAGTCTTTCAGAATGGTAGTGATCTCCGAGATGTTCGGTTCACTCATAATCGTCGATGTGTAGAGGATTTTGCGAGCATAGTAACCTATTCGCCGCCCAAAGCGAAGCAAAGGGCAATACTCAACAGCCCTAGCTTCATGAGGATCATTTGGCAAATGGGCCTGTAATACTTAACTCTCTATTCGATAGTTCGGGGCTTCTTTGGTGATTATTACGTCGTGGACGTGAGATTCGCGGAGGCCGGCGGACGTCATCCGGACGAAACGGGCATTGGCTTGCAGGTCCGCGATGTCGCGGCAGCCGGTGTAACCCATTCCGGCACGAAGCCCGCCAATGAGCTGCGTTACCATCTCCGCGACGGAGCCTTTGTAAGCCACGCGGCCCTCGATGCCCTCGGGCACAAACTTCGAATCGACCGTCGTCATCTCCTGTGCGTAGCGGTCGCTTGAACCCGCTTCATTGCACCGATCGAGCCCATCCCGCGATAGGTCTTAAAGCTGCGTCCTTGGAAAAGAATGACTTCGCCCGGGGCTTCCTCGGTACCGGCGAAAAGCGACCCGATCATTACGGTATCGGCACCGGCGGCGATCGCCTTGACCACATCGCCCGAGAACTTGACGCCGCCATCGGCGATAATGGGGACGCCCGTGCCCTTCGCGGCCTTAACTGCATTTGTAACGGCTGTTATCTGCGGCACTCCCGCACCGGTCACAACCCGCGTCGTGCAGATCGAACCCGGCCCGATGCCGATCTTTACGGCGTCAACGCCCGCTGAGATGAGCGCCGCGGTGCCTTCCTCGGTCGCTACGTTTCCGGCGATGACCTGCATTTCGGGGAACTTCTGCTTTATCGCCTTTACGGCCTCGAGCACACGCGAGCTATGGCCGTGGGCCGTGTCAACAACAATGGCGTCAGCACGTGAGCTGACCAGAGCCGTCGCTCGTTCAAGGAAGTCGCCGGTCGCGCCGACGGCTGCCGCACAGCGAAGCCGGCCGAAGTCATCCTTTGCCGCATGAGGGAAGCGGATCGCCTTTTGAATGTCTTTCACCGTGATCAGTCCCTTGAGATGCCCGTCGCCATCAACGACAAGCAGCTTTTCAATGCGGTGCTTTTGAAGTGTGACCTTGGCGTCGTCCAGCGTTGTGCCGACCGGAACAGTGACGAGAGGCTGCGGGGTCATTACGTCCGAGACCGGGCTGTCGAACCGTGTCTCAAACCGTAGGTCCCGGTTCGTGATGATCCCGACCAGAAAGCCGTTCTCGTCGATCACCGGAACGCCGCTGATCTTGTAGCGTTCCATTATGTGAAGAGCCTCGGAAACGAGCGCATTCTTGTTGATGGTGACCGGGTCAACGATCATCCCGGAC comes from Acidobacteriota bacterium and encodes:
- a CDS encoding sigma-70 family RNA polymerase sigma factor translates to MSEPNISEITTILKDWNNGDDAAGERLIPYVYDELKRQARALMSRERPNHTLQPTALVHEAFMRLAKQTGIEWQNRAHFYGTSARLMRQILVDHARNHGAAKRGNHAIHFSADDVDIPVEQRADSILIVDEVLDRLFAIDEQQARVVEMRFFGGMSNAEIAEALGISERTVVREWQSARLWLFRELNRS